In Methylotenera mobilis JLW8, the following are encoded in one genomic region:
- a CDS encoding TIGR01244 family sulfur transferase yields the protein MTMQVHQLNQYFSYTSQIEVDDFPEIISLGFKTIINHRPDNEGGSEQPTSEALEAAALSNGLTYVHIPVIPNQIESHQVAKFSEVYANAPKPILGFCKTGNRAMTMCKLALENHGRP from the coding sequence ATGACAATGCAAGTGCATCAATTAAATCAGTATTTTAGTTACACCAGCCAAATAGAGGTTGATGATTTTCCTGAAATAATCAGTTTGGGGTTTAAAACAATCATCAATCATCGACCTGATAATGAGGGGGGATCTGAGCAGCCAACAAGCGAAGCATTAGAAGCTGCAGCACTGAGTAACGGTTTGACTTATGTCCACATTCCTGTCATTCCAAATCAGATAGAATCGCATCAGGTAGCAAAGTTTAGCGAGGTTTATGCTAATGCACCTAAACCAATACTAGGGTTCTGTAAAACAGGAAATCGCGCAATGACGATGTGTAAACTAGCATTAGAAAATCATGGTAGACCTTAA